A window of Polaribacter litorisediminis contains these coding sequences:
- the rplD gene encoding 50S ribosomal protein L4 has translation MKVAVLDITGKDTGREVELSKDVFGIEPNDHAIYLDVKQYLANQRQGTHKSKERAEISGSTRKIKKQKGTGTARAGSIKSGVFRGGGRMFGPRPRSYSFKLNKSLKRLARLSALSIQANDNNLVIIEDFNFDTPKTKNFVEVLKALQLDAKKSLFVLDNENTNVYLSSRNFKNSKVLKASELNTYGVLNANKIVITESSLEGINTNLIK, from the coding sequence ATGAAAGTAGCAGTTTTAGATATTACAGGAAAAGATACAGGTAGGGAAGTGGAACTTTCTAAAGATGTATTCGGAATAGAGCCTAATGATCATGCTATTTATTTAGATGTAAAGCAGTATTTGGCAAATCAACGTCAAGGAACTCATAAATCTAAAGAGAGAGCAGAAATTAGTGGATCTACAAGAAAAATTAAAAAACAAAAAGGAACTGGTACTGCAAGAGCAGGTTCTATCAAGTCTGGTGTTTTTAGAGGTGGAGGACGTATGTTCGGACCAAGACCTAGAAGTTATTCTTTTAAATTGAATAAAAGTTTAAAGCGTTTAGCGCGTTTATCTGCTTTAAGTATTCAAGCAAACGATAATAATTTAGTAATAATTGAAGATTTTAATTTTGATACTCCAAAGACTAAGAACTTTGTAGAGGTATTAAAAGCTTTACAATTAGATGCTAAAAAATCTTTATTCGTTTTAGATAATGAAAATACAAATGTGTATTTATCATCACGTAACTTTAAAAACTCTAAAGTTTTGAAAGCTTCAGAATTAAATACTTATGGCGTTTTAAATGCCAATAAGATTGTAATTACTGAAAGCTCTTTAGAGGGTATTAATACAAACTTAATCAAATAG
- the rplW gene encoding 50S ribosomal protein L23 produces MSILIKPIITEKATNDSELFNRYTFVVDKKANKLEIKSAVESAYGVSISSVKTLNYPIQRNTKFTKKGLVTGIKSGYKKAIVQLAEGESIDFYNNL; encoded by the coding sequence ATGAGTATTTTAATAAAACCTATTATTACCGAAAAAGCTACAAACGATAGTGAATTATTTAATCGTTATACGTTTGTTGTAGATAAAAAAGCTAATAAGCTAGAAATCAAAAGTGCTGTTGAATCAGCGTACGGAGTTTCTATTTCAAGTGTGAAAACTTTAAATTATCCAATTCAAAGAAATACCAAGTTTACTAAAAAAGGTTTAGTAACGGGTATTAAGAGCGGATATAAAAAAGCAATCGTTCAGTTAGCAGAAGGGGAAAGTATTGATTTTTATAACAATCTTTAA
- the rplB gene encoding 50S ribosomal protein L2 yields the protein MSVRKLKPITPGQRFRVVNGFDTITTDKPEKSLLAPKKRSGGRNSQGRMTTRNIGGGHKQRYRIIDFKRDKNGIPATVKTIEYDPNRTAFIALLSYVDGEKRYVIAQNGLKVGQSVISGSGIAPEIGNTMPLSEIPLGTTISCIELRPGQGAVMARSAGSFAQLMARDGKYATVKMPSGETRLILLTCLATIGVVSNSDHQLLVSGKAGRRRWLGRRPRVNAVRMNPVDHPMGGGEGRASGGHPRSRNGIPAKGFKTRSKTKASNKYILERRKK from the coding sequence ATGTCAGTTAGAAAATTAAAACCAATAACACCAGGTCAGCGTTTTAGAGTTGTAAATGGATTCGACACCATTACAACTGATAAGCCGGAGAAAAGTTTACTTGCTCCGAAAAAAAGATCTGGAGGTCGAAACAGTCAAGGTAGAATGACAACTCGTAACATAGGAGGTGGTCATAAGCAAAGATATCGTATTATCGATTTTAAAAGAGATAAAAACGGTATTCCTGCAACAGTAAAAACAATAGAATACGATCCAAATCGTACTGCATTTATTGCACTATTAAGTTATGTTGATGGAGAAAAACGTTATGTAATTGCACAAAACGGTTTAAAAGTAGGGCAGTCAGTTATTTCAGGATCAGGGATTGCTCCAGAAATCGGAAATACAATGCCTTTAAGTGAAATTCCTTTAGGAACTACAATTTCATGTATTGAGTTACGTCCAGGTCAGGGTGCTGTTATGGCACGCTCGGCGGGTTCTTTTGCGCAATTAATGGCAAGAGATGGTAAATATGCAACGGTAAAAATGCCCTCAGGAGAAACAAGATTAATCTTGTTAACTTGTTTGGCTACAATCGGTGTTGTTTCTAATTCAGATCATCAACTTTTAGTATCTGGTAAAGCAGGTAGAAGAAGATGGTTAGGAAGAAGACCAAGAGTGAACGCTGTTAGAATGAATCCTGTAGATCACCCAATGGGTGGAGGTGAAGGACGTGCTTCAGGTGGTCATCCAAGATCTAGAAATGGTATTCCTGCTAAAGGATTTAAGACTAGATCTAAAACCAAGGCAAGTAATAAGTATATTTTAGAACGTAGAAAGAAATAA
- the rpsS gene encoding 30S ribosomal protein S19, with product MARSLKKGPYVHYKLEKKVLANVDAGSKTVIKTWSRASMITPDFVGQTIAVHNGRQFVPVYVTENMVGHKLGEFSPTRSFRGHAGAKNKGKK from the coding sequence ATGGCAAGATCACTAAAAAAAGGACCTTACGTTCACTATAAATTAGAGAAAAAAGTTTTAGCTAATGTAGATGCTGGAAGCAAAACTGTGATTAAAACTTGGTCTAGGGCAAGTATGATTACTCCAGATTTTGTGGGACAAACAATTGCTGTTCACAACGGACGTCAGTTTGTACCGGTATACGTTACTGAAAACATGGTAGGGCATAAGTTAGGCGAATTTTCACCAACTCGTTCTTTTAGAGGACACGCTGGTGCAAAAAATAAAGGTAAAAAATAG
- the rplV gene encoding 50S ribosomal protein L22, whose translation MGVRKKNMADQLKADRKHRAFAKLTNCPTSPRKMRLVADQVRGVEVEKALQILKFSPKEASINLEKLLLSAIANWQAKNEDASIEDAGLFVKSICVDSAGMLKRLRPAPQGRAHRIRKRSNHVTLELGSKNLSN comes from the coding sequence ATGGGAGTTCGTAAAAAAAATATGGCAGATCAGTTAAAGGCAGATAGAAAGCACCGTGCTTTCGCAAAGCTTACTAACTGTCCTACGTCACCAAGAAAAATGCGTTTGGTAGCAGATCAGGTTAGAGGAGTAGAAGTTGAAAAAGCTTTACAAATCTTAAAGTTCAGTCCTAAAGAAGCATCAATCAATTTAGAGAAGTTGTTATTGTCTGCAATCGCAAACTGGCAAGCTAAAAATGAGGATGCATCGATTGAAGATGCTGGATTATTTGTGAAATCTATCTGCGTTGATAGTGCAGGAATGTTAAAAAGATTAAGACCAGCTCCGCAAGGACGTGCGCATAGAATTCGTAAGCGTTCTAATCACGTTACTTTAGAGTTAGGTAGTAAAAATTTAAGTAATTAA
- the rpsC gene encoding 30S ribosomal protein S3, translated as MGQKTNPIGNRLGIIRGWESNWYGGNDYGDKIAEDYKIREYIHARLTKASVSRVIIERTLKLVTVTITTARPGIIIGKGGQEVDKLKEELKKITGKEVQINIFEIKRPELDSKLVATSVARQIENRISYKRAIKMAIQATMRMNAEGIKIQISGRLNGAEMARSEHFKEGRIPLSTFRADIDYSLVEAHTTYGRLGIKVWIMKGEVYGKRELSPLVGLSKKQSGNKGGGDRSKRQQPRRRK; from the coding sequence ATGGGACAAAAAACAAATCCAATTGGAAATCGTTTAGGAATCATCAGAGGTTGGGAGTCTAACTGGTATGGTGGTAATGACTACGGAGACAAAATTGCCGAAGATTATAAGATAAGAGAGTATATTCATGCTAGATTAACAAAAGCAAGTGTATCAAGAGTAATTATAGAGCGTACTTTAAAACTTGTAACCGTTACTATCACTACTGCTAGACCTGGTATTATTATCGGAAAAGGTGGTCAAGAGGTAGATAAGTTAAAAGAGGAGCTTAAGAAAATTACAGGGAAAGAAGTTCAGATTAATATTTTCGAAATTAAGCGTCCAGAATTGGATTCAAAATTAGTGGCAACAAGTGTTGCTCGTCAAATAGAAAATAGAATTTCTTATAAGAGAGCTATTAAAATGGCGATCCAAGCTACGATGAGAATGAACGCTGAAGGAATTAAAATTCAAATTTCAGGTCGTTTAAACGGAGCAGAGATGGCGCGTTCAGAGCACTTTAAAGAAGGAAGAATTCCATTATCTACTTTTAGAGCAGATATTGATTATTCACTTGTAGAAGCTCATACTACCTACGGAAGATTAGGTATAAAAGTATGGATTATGAAAGGTGAGGTTTATGGAAAGAGAGAATTATCTCCGTTAGTTGGTTTGTCTAAAAAACAATCTGGTAATAAAGGTGGTGGTGATAGATCTAAACGTCAGCAACCTCGTAGAAGAAAATAA
- the rplP gene encoding 50S ribosomal protein L16, which produces MLQPKRVKYRKVQKSKGNMTGISGRGNQLSNGMFGIKSIDQNLLTSRQIEAARIAATRHMKREGQLWIKVFPDKPITKKPLEVRMGKGKGAPDHFVAVIKPGRILFEVGGVPMNVAKEALRLAAQKLPVRTKFVIARDFDINV; this is translated from the coding sequence ATGTTACAGCCAAAAAGAGTAAAATACCGTAAGGTACAGAAGTCGAAGGGAAATATGACAGGGATCTCTGGTAGGGGAAATCAGCTTTCTAACGGAATGTTTGGTATCAAATCCATAGATCAAAACTTGTTGACTTCTCGTCAAATAGAAGCAGCTCGTATCGCGGCAACTCGTCATATGAAAAGGGAAGGTCAATTATGGATAAAAGTATTTCCAGACAAGCCTATCACTAAGAAACCATTAGAAGTAAGGATGGGTAAAGGTAAAGGAGCACCAGATCATTTCGTTGCAGTAATCAAACCAGGTAGAATTTTGTTTGAAGTTGGTGGAGTACCAATGAATGTGGCGAAAGAAGCTTTACGTTTAGCAGCACAAAAACTTCCGGTAAGAACGAAGTTTGTGATCGCAAGAGATTTTGATATTAACGTATAA
- the rpmC gene encoding 50S ribosomal protein L29, translating to MKQSEVKELSMADLKEKHGALQKNYTDLKMAHAITPLENPLQLRGLRRTVARIATELTKRELQ from the coding sequence ATGAAACAATCAGAAGTAAAAGAATTATCTATGGCAGATCTTAAAGAGAAGCATGGAGCGTTGCAAAAGAATTATACTGATCTTAAAATGGCTCACGCAATTACTCCTCTGGAGAACCCGTTGCAATTGAGAGGTTTAAGAAGAACTGTAGCAAGAATTGCAACAGAATTAACAAAAAGAGAATTACAATAA
- the rpsQ gene encoding 30S ribosomal protein S17: MEKRNLRKERIGVVSSNKMEKSIVVAETKRVKHPMYGKFVLKTKKYVAHDEKNDCNEGDTVRIMETRPMSKSKRWRLVEILERAK; the protein is encoded by the coding sequence ATGGAAAAAAGAAATCTTAGAAAAGAGAGAATTGGTGTTGTATCTAGCAATAAAATGGAGAAATCTATTGTAGTTGCAGAAACTAAAAGAGTAAAGCACCCAATGTACGGAAAGTTCGTATTAAAGACTAAGAAGTACGTTGCACACGACGAAAAGAATGATTGCAACGAAGGAGATACTGTTAGGATCATGGAAACAAGACCTATGAGTAAATCAAAACGTTGGAGATTAGTAGAAATCCTAGAAAGAGCTAAATAA
- the rplN gene encoding 50S ribosomal protein L14, with translation MLQTESRLKVADNTGAKEVLVIRVLGGTKKRYASIGDKIVVSVKSATPNGTVKKGQVSRAVVVRTKKEVRRKDGSYIRFDDNACVLLNPTEEMRGTRVFGPVARELREKQFMKIVSLAPEVL, from the coding sequence ATGTTACAGACAGAATCAAGATTAAAAGTCGCAGATAATACTGGAGCAAAAGAAGTTTTAGTAATTAGAGTTTTGGGAGGAACAAAAAAACGTTACGCAAGTATTGGAGACAAGATTGTGGTATCTGTTAAATCTGCTACTCCTAACGGAACTGTAAAAAAAGGTCAAGTATCTAGAGCAGTTGTTGTAAGGACAAAGAAAGAAGTTAGACGTAAAGACGGATCGTATATCAGGTTTGATGATAACGCTTGTGTACTTTTGAATCCTACTGAGGAAATGAGAGGAACTCGTGTATTTGGTCCTGTGGCTCGTGAGCTTCGTGAGAAACAATTCATGAAAATTGTATCATTGGCACCTGAAGTGCTTTAA
- the rplX gene encoding 50S ribosomal protein L24 codes for MKKFKIKSGDTVKVIAGDHKGSEGKVLQIIKDKDRVLVEGVNLVSKHTKPSAQSPQGGIVKKEASLHVSNLMLVEDGVAVRVGYKVDGDTKTRISKKTKK; via the coding sequence ATGAAGAAGTTCAAAATTAAATCAGGAGATACTGTAAAAGTAATCGCAGGAGATCATAAAGGGTCTGAAGGAAAAGTCTTACAAATTATTAAGGATAAGGATAGAGTATTGGTAGAAGGTGTGAATTTAGTTTCGAAACACACAAAACCTAGCGCTCAGAGTCCTCAAGGTGGTATTGTAAAAAAAGAAGCTTCCTTGCATGTTTCTAACTTAATGTTAGTAGAAGATGGTGTGGCTGTAAGAGTAGGTTATAAAGTTGATGGAGATACTAAAACTAGAATCTCTAAGAAAACTAAAAAATAA
- the rplE gene encoding 50S ribosomal protein L5: MSYVPRLKSEYKERVIKALTEEFSYKNVMQVPKLEKIVISKGVGAAIADKKLIDYALEELTKITGQKAVSTMSKKDIAAFKLRKGMPIGVKVTLRGDKMYEFLDRLVTASLPRVRDFNGIKANGFDGRGNYNLGITEQIIYPEINIDQVKKINGMDITFVTSADTDKEAKSLLGELGLPFKKN; the protein is encoded by the coding sequence ATGAGTTACGTACCAAGGTTAAAATCGGAATATAAAGAGAGAGTTATAAAGGCTCTTACTGAAGAATTCAGTTATAAGAATGTAATGCAGGTGCCTAAATTAGAAAAAATAGTTATTTCTAAAGGTGTGGGTGCTGCTATTGCAGATAAGAAATTAATAGATTACGCGTTAGAAGAATTGACTAAAATTACAGGTCAAAAAGCAGTTTCTACCATGTCTAAAAAAGATATTGCAGCATTTAAGTTGCGTAAGGGGATGCCTATTGGTGTTAAAGTTACTTTACGTGGAGATAAAATGTATGAATTTTTAGATAGATTAGTAACAGCTTCGTTACCGCGTGTAAGAGACTTTAACGGAATTAAGGCTAATGGGTTTGATGGTAGAGGTAATTACAATTTAGGAATTACTGAACAAATCATTTATCCAGAAATTAATATTGACCAAGTGAAAAAAATTAACGGTATGGATATTACGTTTGTAACATCTGCAGATACTGATAAGGAAGCGAAGTCATTGTTAGGAGAATTAGGTTTACCATTCAAAAAAAATTAA
- the rpsN gene encoding 30S ribosomal protein S14, translating to MAKESMKARERKRERIVAKYAEKRKALKEAGDYDALQKLPKNASPIRLHNRCKLTGRPKGYMRQFGLSRVTFREMANQGLIPGVKKASW from the coding sequence ATGGCTAAAGAATCAATGAAAGCGCGTGAGCGCAAAAGAGAGCGAATTGTTGCAAAATATGCGGAAAAAAGAAAAGCTTTAAAAGAAGCTGGAGATTATGATGCATTGCAGAAATTACCAAAAAACGCTTCACCTATTAGATTACACAATAGATGTAAGTTAACTGGGCGTCCAAAAGGATATATGCGTCAGTTTGGTTTATCTCGTGTTACTTTTCGAGAAATGGCAAACCAAGGATTAATTCCTGGTGTTAAAAAGGCAAGTTGGTAG
- the rpsH gene encoding 30S ribosomal protein S8, with the protein MYTDPIADFLTRVRNAIAAGHRVVEIPASNLKKEMTKILFDQGYILSYQFNDDKVQGTIKIALKYDKETKESVIRKIQRISTPGLRKYVGSTEMPRVLNGLGIAIVSTSKGVMTNKKARQENVGGEVLCYVY; encoded by the coding sequence ATGTATACAGATCCAATCGCGGATTTTCTTACTAGAGTAAGAAATGCAATCGCTGCAGGACACAGAGTAGTAGAAATTCCAGCTTCAAATTTGAAGAAGGAAATGACTAAAATTTTGTTTGATCAAGGGTATATTTTAAGTTATCAGTTTAATGATGATAAAGTTCAAGGAACCATCAAGATAGCTTTAAAGTATGACAAAGAAACAAAAGAGTCAGTAATTAGAAAAATTCAGCGCATCAGTACGCCAGGATTACGTAAGTATGTTGGCTCTACAGAAATGCCAAGGGTATTAAATGGTCTTGGAATTGCTATCGTTTCTACATCAAAAGGTGTGATGACGAACAAAAAAGCACGTCAAGAAAATGTTGGAGGAGAAGTTTTATGTTACGTTTATTAA
- the rplF gene encoding 50S ribosomal protein L6: protein MSRIGKNPVSISQGVDVSVKDNVVTVKGKLGELTQTISNGITVEIQDGIITLDRASESKDHKAQHGLMRALIFNMIEGVSKGWTKDLELVGVGYRASNQGQKLDLALGFSHNIVLEVAPEVKVETISEKGKNPIIKLSSFDKQLVGQVAAKIRSFRAPEPYKGKGVKFVGEILRRKAGKSA from the coding sequence ATGAGTAGAATAGGAAAAAATCCCGTTAGCATTTCACAAGGTGTAGATGTAAGCGTAAAAGATAATGTTGTAACCGTAAAAGGGAAGTTAGGTGAATTAACGCAAACTATTTCTAACGGAATTACAGTAGAGATTCAAGATGGCATTATCACTTTAGATAGGGCATCAGAAAGTAAAGACCATAAAGCACAACATGGTTTAATGAGAGCTTTGATTTTTAATATGATCGAAGGTGTAAGTAAAGGTTGGACTAAAGATTTAGAATTGGTTGGTGTAGGTTATAGAGCATCAAATCAAGGACAAAAGTTAGATTTAGCTTTAGGTTTCTCTCATAATATCGTTTTAGAAGTTGCTCCGGAAGTAAAAGTTGAAACAATATCTGAGAAAGGGAAAAACCCGATCATTAAATTATCTTCATTTGACAAACAATTAGTTGGTCAAGTTGCTGCAAAGATTCGTTCTTTCAGAGCTCCAGAGCCTTACAAAGGAAAAGGAGTTAAGTTTGTTGGTGAAATATTAAGAAGAAAAGCAGGTAAATCTGCATAA
- the rplR gene encoding 50S ribosomal protein L18, protein MALSKLQRRTRIKRRIRKIISGTATKPRLSVYRSNKEIYVQLVDDVNGVTLASVSSRDKDIKATTKVEAAASVGKSIAEKAAKAGIETIAFDRNGYLYHGRVKVLAEAAREAGLKF, encoded by the coding sequence ATGGCATTATCAAAGCTACAAAGAAGAACTAGAATTAAACGTAGAATCAGAAAGATTATTTCAGGTACGGCTACAAAACCTAGATTATCGGTTTATAGAAGTAACAAGGAAATATACGTGCAATTGGTAGATGATGTAAATGGAGTTACTTTAGCTTCAGTTTCATCAAGAGATAAAGATATAAAAGCAACTACAAAAGTAGAGGCCGCTGCATCAGTTGGTAAATCAATTGCTGAAAAAGCTGCTAAAGCAGGAATAGAAACAATTGCTTTCGATAGAAATGGTTATTTATACCATGGTAGAGTTAAAGTATTAGCAGAAGCTGCAAGAGAAGCTGGTTTAAAATTTTAA
- the rpsE gene encoding 30S ribosomal protein S5: MMQGYKNVERVKPSGLELVDKLVGVQRVTKVTKGGRAFGFSAIVVVGDGNGVVGHGLGKSKDVSSAIAKAVEDAKKNLVRIPILDGTLPHEQKGKFGGAKIFIKPASPGTGVIAGGAVRVVLESVGIHDVLSKSQGSSNPHNAVKATFNALLQLRSAASIAKQRGVSLEKVFNG; the protein is encoded by the coding sequence ATTATGCAAGGTTATAAAAACGTAGAAAGAGTTAAGCCAAGTGGGTTAGAGCTTGTAGATAAATTAGTGGGTGTACAACGTGTTACCAAAGTAACAAAAGGTGGTAGAGCATTTGGATTCTCTGCAATTGTTGTTGTTGGAGATGGTAATGGAGTAGTCGGACACGGATTGGGTAAATCTAAAGATGTTTCTTCGGCAATAGCGAAAGCGGTTGAAGATGCAAAGAAAAATTTAGTAAGAATTCCTATTTTAGATGGAACATTACCTCATGAGCAAAAAGGAAAGTTTGGTGGTGCTAAAATTTTCATTAAACCTGCATCTCCTGGTACAGGGGTTATAGCTGGTGGTGCTGTTCGTGTTGTTTTAGAATCTGTGGGTATACATGATGTATTATCGAAATCACAGGGTTCATCTAATCCTCACAATGCAGTAAAGGCTACATTTAATGCATTATTGCAATTGCGCAGCGCCGCATCTATTGCAAAGCAGAGAGGAGTTTCTTTAGAAAAAGTATTTAACGGTTAA
- the rpmD gene encoding 50S ribosomal protein L30, with protein sequence MARIKVTQIKSQIGRLQNQKRTLEALGLRRMHQSVEHEATPSIIGMVNTVKHLVSFEEIK encoded by the coding sequence ATGGCAAGAATTAAAGTTACACAAATTAAAAGTCAAATCGGGCGTCTTCAGAATCAAAAGAGAACTTTAGAGGCATTAGGTTTACGTAGAATGCACCAATCGGTAGAACATGAGGCAACTCCTTCTATAATTGGTATGGTAAATACAGTTAAACACTTAGTTTCTTTCGAAGAAATTAAATAA
- the rplO gene encoding 50S ribosomal protein L15 has protein sequence MSLHNLTPAKGSVKKEKRIARGEGSGKGGTATRGHNGQKSRSGYSKKIGFEGGQMPLQRRVPKFGFTNINRKEYQGINLDKLQSLVESGKITDTVNLDILISIGLVGKNDLVKILGNGALKAKLNITVHKFTATAKAAIEAVGGEAVTL, from the coding sequence ATGAGTTTACATAATTTAACACCGGCAAAAGGTTCCGTTAAAAAGGAAAAAAGAATTGCACGTGGTGAAGGTTCTGGAAAAGGTGGTACCGCTACGCGAGGACACAATGGACAGAAATCTCGTTCTGGTTATTCTAAAAAGATAGGTTTTGAAGGAGGACAAATGCCACTTCAAAGACGTGTTCCTAAATTCGGTTTCACGAACATTAATCGTAAAGAGTATCAAGGCATCAACTTGGATAAATTACAGTCTTTAGTTGAGAGCGGAAAAATAACGGATACAGTTAATTTAGACATTTTAATTTCTATTGGTTTAGTAGGTAAAAATGACCTAGTAAAAATATTAGGAAATGGAGCGTTAAAAGCTAAATTAAATATAACTGTACATAAATTTACTGCAACTGCAAAAGCGGCTATTGAAGCTGTTGGAGGAGAAGCGGTTACTTTATAA
- the secY gene encoding preprotein translocase subunit SecY, giving the protein MNLINKLKDIFSIEELKNKILLTVGLIAVYRFMASVPLPGIDPLELAALKESTGTGILALLNAFTGGAFSRASVMALGIMPYISASIVVQLMGIAVPYLQKLQKDGESGRKKITQITRWLTIGITLVQAPTYITAIKTQFGLGPEAFLVSGPTFWISSIIILTAGTIFAMWLGERITDKGVGNGISLLITVGIIANFPSAFLQEFVAKTTNAGAGGLMMVLLEIIVWFVVILLTVLLVTAVRKIAVQYARRTVAGNIQNVAGSRDYIPLKLNAAGVMPIIFAQAIMFLPVALAQKFPVIASLQDINGLGYNVIFALLIIIFSFFYTAITIPTNKMADDLKRSGGFIPGIRPGKDTADRLDSVLSRITFPGSVFLAALSILPAIVVQFGVQQSWAMFYGGTSLIIMVGVAIDTLQQINSYLLNRHYDGLMKAGNSNRKSNK; this is encoded by the coding sequence ATGAATTTAATTAATAAGTTAAAAGACATTTTTAGTATTGAGGAATTGAAAAATAAAATTCTTCTTACTGTCGGTTTAATTGCTGTATATCGTTTTATGGCGTCTGTTCCTTTACCTGGAATAGATCCACTAGAATTAGCAGCTTTAAAAGAAAGTACTGGAACAGGTATTTTAGCTTTATTAAATGCATTTACAGGAGGAGCATTTTCTAGAGCGTCAGTTATGGCACTTGGAATAATGCCGTATATTTCTGCATCTATTGTAGTTCAATTAATGGGCATTGCGGTTCCATATTTACAAAAACTACAAAAGGATGGAGAAAGTGGACGAAAAAAAATTACACAAATTACAAGATGGTTAACCATTGGTATTACATTGGTGCAAGCGCCAACGTATATTACTGCTATTAAAACTCAGTTCGGTTTAGGACCCGAGGCTTTTTTAGTAAGTGGTCCAACTTTTTGGATATCATCTATCATCATTTTAACAGCAGGTACTATTTTTGCCATGTGGTTAGGAGAGCGTATTACAGACAAAGGTGTTGGTAATGGTATTTCATTATTGATTACGGTAGGTATTATTGCTAATTTTCCATCAGCATTTTTGCAAGAATTTGTTGCGAAAACAACAAATGCGGGTGCTGGAGGATTAATGATGGTATTGCTGGAAATTATAGTTTGGTTTGTGGTAATTTTATTAACTGTGCTATTAGTTACGGCGGTTCGAAAGATAGCTGTGCAGTATGCCAGAAGAACAGTTGCAGGTAACATACAAAATGTTGCTGGATCGAGGGATTATATTCCTTTGAAATTGAATGCGGCTGGGGTTATGCCAATTATATTTGCTCAGGCAATTATGTTTTTACCAGTTGCTTTGGCTCAAAAATTTCCTGTAATCGCAAGTTTACAAGATATTAATGGTCTTGGTTACAATGTTATTTTTGCATTGTTAATTATTATTTTCAGTTTCTTTTACACGGCTATTACGATTCCAACGAATAAAATGGCAGATGATTTAAAGAGAAGCGGTGGTTTTATACCAGGAATTAGACCAGGTAAGGATACTGCAGATAGATTAGATTCTGTGCTTTCTAGAATTACGTTCCCAGGATCAGTATTTTTGGCAGCATTATCGATCCTTCCAGCAATTGTAGTTCAGTTTGGAGTGCAACAAAGTTGGGCTATGTTTTATGGTGGTACTTCATTAATAATAATGGTTGGTGTTGCAATTGATACGTTGCAACAGATTAATTCGTATTTGTTAAATCGTCATTATGATGGTTTAATGAAAGCGGGAAATAGCAACAGAAAATCGAATAAATAA
- the infA gene encoding translation initiation factor IF-1 yields MAKQSAIQQDGTITEALSNAMFRVELENGHIVTAHISGKMRMHYIKLLPGDKVKLEMSPYDLSKARITYRY; encoded by the coding sequence ATGGCTAAGCAATCAGCAATTCAACAAGACGGAACTATTACAGAAGCATTGTCTAATGCAATGTTTCGTGTGGAATTAGAAAACGGACATATTGTAACGGCACACATTTCGGGTAAAATGCGTATGCATTATATTAAATTATTACCGGGAGATAAGGTAAAGTTAGAAATGAGTCCCTATGATTTATCAAAAGCAAGAATTACTTACAGATACTAA
- the ykgO gene encoding type B 50S ribosomal protein L36, whose protein sequence is MKVRASIKKRSADCKIVRRKGRLYVINKQNPRFKQRQG, encoded by the coding sequence ATGAAAGTTAGAGCATCAATAAAAAAAAGAAGTGCCGACTGCAAAATAGTGCGCAGAAAGGGTAGATTATATGTAATTAATAAACAAAATCCTAGATTTAAACAAAGACAAGGGTAA